From one Doryrhamphus excisus isolate RoL2022-K1 chromosome 9, RoL_Dexc_1.0, whole genome shotgun sequence genomic stretch:
- the pdcl3 gene encoding phosducin-like protein 3, whose amino-acid sequence MQDPNEDTEWNDILRKKGILPPKEVPKEDEEEEQLALQQQSVVKTYEDMTLEELEENEDEFEEDDEAAIEMYRQKRLAEWKANQVKNVFGEVTEISGQDYVNEVNKAGEGIWVVLHLYKQGIPLCALINQHLSVLARKFPQAKFLKSISTTCIANYPDRNLPTIFVYFEGEIKAQFIGPLVFGGMNLTLEELEWRLSETGAVKTDLEENPRKQIEDKLMSSIRSSLPTRKDSDSEDED is encoded by the exons ATGCAG GACCCAAACGAGGACACGGAGTGGAATGACATCTTGAGGAAGAAAGGGATTCTTCCCCCAAAAGAGGTCCCGaaggaagatgaagaggaggaacaGTTGGCTCTCCAGCAACAGTCTGTCG TGAAAACGTACGAGGACATGACGCTAGAAGAGCTGGAGGAGAACGAGGATGAGTTTGAAGAAGACGATGAGGCCGCCATCGAGATGTACAG ACAGAAGCGTCTGGCCGAGTGGAAGGCCAATCAGGTGAAGAACGTCTTCGGGGAGGTGACAGAAATCTCAGGTCAGGATTACGTCAACGAGGTCAACAAGGCAGGCGAGGGCATCTGGGTGGTGCTGCATCTCTACAAGCAGGG CATCCCGCTGTGCGCACTCATCAACCAGCACCTCAGCGTGCTGGCCCGCAAGTTCCCTCAGGCCAAGTTCCTCAAGTCCATCTCCACCACCTGCATTGCCAACTACCCCGACCGCAACCTACCCACCATCTTCGTCTACTTCGAGGGCGAGATAAAGGCGCAGTTCATCGGGCCGCTGGTCTTTGGCGGCATGAACCTCACATTGGAAG AACTGGAGTGGAGGTTATCAGAGACCGGAGCCGTGAAGACAGACTTGGAAGAGAACCCCAGGAAGCAAATAGAGGACAAGCTCATGTCGTCCATCAGGTCCTCGCTCCCCACTCGCAAGGACAGTGACTCTGAGGACGAGGACTGA